A genomic region of Blattabacterium cuenoti contains the following coding sequences:
- a CDS encoding c-type cytochrome — translation MRKILFFIFIFYLGVGIEKLKSNTDNINIIKGDIENGIELFKKNCTACHSIELEKKMIGPALYGVTEKRSRKWLHQWIKNNKSLRESGDKEALAIYKEYGNVEMNSFPQFSEKQIDDILFFIKNPNLEKKKETYKNEIHENEEEKEKNQFLIKFIVFCFGIFSLILLWILYKIQILIRLINKGKTEVSIFNKKNFIINILYKKILGKDKNKWYLFSGFIGFFLLFGIYETWNFLMKIDVNKGYKPEQPIYFSHKIHSEINKIDCQYCHSSAKYGKVSGIPSVNVCMNCHITIHEYNGDYLEKGKSRDEYNKEIQKIYHTIGWDQKTRKYSKKTHPIQWIRIHNMPDFVYFDHSQHIITGEKTIKKLKKVNLVCNACHGEVQKMDTVEMSNDFTMEWCISCHKNVEIDTNNRYYKKYFPKKNNINKITVDMIGGTECAKCHY, via the coding sequence ATGAGAAAAATTTTATTTTTTATTTTCATTTTTTATTTAGGAGTTGGAATAGAAAAACTAAAATCAAATACTGATAATATCAACATAATAAAAGGAGACATTGAAAATGGAATTGAACTTTTTAAAAAAAATTGTACGGCATGTCACTCTATAGAGTTAGAAAAAAAAATGATAGGACCGGCTTTATATGGTGTGACTGAAAAAAGAAGCCGTAAATGGTTACATCAATGGATTAAAAATAATAAATCTTTGAGAGAAAGTGGAGATAAGGAAGCTCTAGCGATTTATAAAGAATATGGAAATGTAGAAATGAATTCATTTCCTCAATTTTCTGAAAAACAAATAGATGATATTTTATTTTTTATAAAAAATCCAAATTTAGAAAAAAAAAAAGAAACCTATAAAAATGAAATTCATGAAAATGAAGAAGAAAAAGAAAAAAATCAATTTTTAATAAAATTCATTGTTTTTTGTTTTGGAATTTTCTCTTTAATTCTGCTTTGGATTTTATATAAAATACAAATTCTAATTAGATTAATTAATAAAGGAAAAACAGAAGTTTCTATTTTTAATAAAAAAAATTTTATAATAAATATTTTATACAAAAAAATTTTAGGAAAGGATAAAAATAAATGGTATTTATTTTCTGGTTTTATAGGATTTTTTTTGTTATTTGGAATATATGAAACTTGGAATTTTTTAATGAAAATAGATGTTAATAAAGGATATAAACCTGAGCAACCTATTTATTTTTCTCATAAAATTCATTCCGAGATTAATAAAATTGACTGTCAATATTGTCATTCTTCTGCAAAGTATGGGAAAGTATCTGGAATTCCTTCAGTAAATGTTTGCATGAATTGTCATATCACTATTCATGAATATAATGGAGATTATTTGGAAAAAGGAAAAAGTAGAGATGAATATAATAAAGAAATACAAAAAATATATCATACTATAGGATGGGATCAAAAAACAAGAAAATATTCTAAAAAAACTCATCCTATTCAATGGATACGTATTCATAATATGCCAGATTTTGTCTATTTTGATCATTCTCAACATATCATAACAGGAGAAAAAACAATTAAAAAATTAAAAAAAGTTAATTTAGTTTGTAATGCTTGTCATGGTGAAGTCCAAAAAATGGATACGGTAGAGATGTCTAATGATTTTACTATGGAATGGTGTATATCTTGTCATAAAAACGTAGAAATAGATACAAATAATCGGTATTATAAAAAATATTTTCCAAAAAAAAATAATATAAATAAAATAACTGTTGATATGATTGGAGGAACAGAATGTGCTAAATGTCATTACTGA
- a CDS encoding M16 family metallopeptidase, whose amino-acid sequence MLNNNNLISKDFNSSRDPYKIIFFEEKLSNGLHVILHQDKTNPLVSISVLYHVGSKNEIPGRSGFAHFFEHLMFEGSKNVKKGEYFKYIAYNGGKNNAYTNYDETCYYEILPSDRLPLALWLESERMLHAKIDEESINIQREVVKEEKKMRIENQPYVKAISEIIPSLLFKKHPYKYPIIGFDQDLDAATEKDYKEFYKTYYVPNNAVLVVSGDFNINETRILIKKYFASIPKGKMNFRMKKIEEETIKKEIFYTYVDKNTKVPGVFLSYRVPKLTNKDSYVLKIIDHILSSGESSRIIKNIVNTKQVASYAGSFLDTMEDYSIFIIYGLINPEIKLDQLTKIIDEEIDLLKEKGITQYELEKQINYFEKKFIADNYSMSGITANLSHYYLYYNNADLINTDIEKYKKITIEDIKRVANKYLNKNNRVRLYNVPDNTNK is encoded by the coding sequence ATGCTTAATAATAATAATTTGATTTCCAAAGATTTTAATTCTTCTAGAGATCCATATAAAATTATATTTTTCGAAGAAAAACTATCAAATGGATTGCATGTTATCTTACATCAAGATAAAACGAATCCTTTAGTTTCCATTTCCGTTTTGTATCATGTAGGTAGTAAAAACGAAATTCCTGGGAGATCTGGTTTTGCTCATTTTTTTGAACATCTTATGTTTGAAGGATCCAAAAATGTTAAAAAAGGAGAATATTTTAAATATATTGCCTATAATGGAGGAAAAAATAATGCCTATACAAATTATGATGAAACTTGTTATTATGAAATATTGCCATCTGATCGTCTTCCATTAGCTTTGTGGTTAGAGTCGGAAAGAATGCTTCATGCTAAAATTGATGAGGAAAGCATTAATATACAAAGAGAAGTGGTAAAAGAAGAAAAAAAAATGCGTATAGAAAATCAACCATATGTTAAAGCAATTTCAGAGATTATTCCTTCTTTATTATTCAAAAAGCATCCATATAAATATCCAATTATTGGATTTGATCAAGATTTAGATGCAGCTACAGAAAAAGATTATAAAGAATTTTATAAAACTTACTATGTTCCAAATAATGCAGTTTTAGTTGTATCAGGTGATTTTAATATAAATGAAACTAGAATATTGATCAAAAAATATTTTGCATCTATCCCTAAAGGAAAAATGAATTTTAGAATGAAAAAAATAGAAGAAGAGACGATAAAAAAAGAAATATTTTATACTTACGTAGATAAAAATACTAAAGTCCCTGGAGTTTTTTTATCATATCGAGTTCCTAAATTAACAAATAAAGATTCTTATGTGTTAAAGATTATTGATCATATATTATCTTCTGGAGAAAGTTCGCGTATAATTAAAAATATTGTAAACACAAAGCAAGTAGCTTCTTATGCTGGTTCTTTTTTAGATACAATGGAAGATTATAGTATTTTTATTATATATGGATTAATTAATCCTGAAATTAAATTAGATCAGTTAACAAAAATAATAGATGAGGAAATAGATCTTTTAAAAGAAAAAGGAATAACACAATATGAATTGGAAAAACAAATAAACTATTTTGAAAAAAAATTTATTGCTGATAATTATTCTATGAGTGGAATAACTGCAAATTTATCTCATTATTATTTGTATTATAATAATGCTGATTTAATTAATACAGATATAGAAAAATATAAAAAAATAACAATAGAAGATATAAAAAGAGTTGCTAATAAATATTTAAATAAAAACAATAGAGTTCGTTTATATAATGTTCCAGATAATACAAATAAATAA
- a CDS encoding M16 family metallopeptidase, whose translation MFAHTFNRNIPPQPLKKKITINVEKPKFFQMENGLKVLIVENHKLPLVRIGLELDSKPFLEKDKAGIKKVFGHMLRSGTENYTKEKLDDIIDYMGCSLYTSFSEISIFTMKKYLDKSVSIMSDILMNSKFDNSKELNRIIKQRITDLSLLEKDPNAILQRVKNILYFGNNHPYGEYETHDTIKNITLHDLKKLYEKYYIPNISYLSFIGDISKKEAEKLCSIYFSKWKKKLYVADPVIKEYMIPSKIEIDIVDVPSLTQSTICFGGPVCLKKNNPEYFSSILANGILGGGPQSRLFLNLREKKAYTYGAYSILKSDRNIGYFSVYTQVRNEVTEKAIEDIIKETVEMTEKKISLEELNIKKKEIIGQFVLDFEDPNRISDLFICELKNNLPSGFYKNYLNKIESVTIDDIYQSSRKFFFTKYGRIIIIGKASDIFPNIKKLGYPIHYFDQFGSLIKNKNE comes from the coding sequence ATGTTTGCCCACACATTTAATAGAAATATTCCACCTCAACCTCTAAAAAAAAAGATTACTATAAATGTTGAAAAACCTAAATTTTTTCAGATGGAAAATGGGTTGAAAGTTCTAATCGTAGAAAATCATAAACTTCCTTTAGTTAGGATTGGGTTAGAATTGGATTCTAAACCTTTTTTAGAGAAAGATAAAGCTGGAATAAAAAAAGTATTCGGTCATATGCTGCGTTCTGGAACAGAAAATTATACGAAAGAGAAATTAGATGATATTATTGATTATATGGGATGTAGTTTATATACTTCATTTTCTGAGATATCTATTTTTACTATGAAAAAATATTTGGATAAATCCGTATCTATAATGAGCGATATTTTAATGAATAGTAAATTTGATAATTCCAAAGAATTAAACAGAATAATAAAACAAAGAATTACAGATCTTAGCCTTTTAGAAAAGGATCCAAATGCTATTTTACAAAGAGTTAAAAATATTTTATATTTTGGAAATAATCATCCTTATGGAGAATACGAAACTCATGATACAATTAAAAATATTACTCTTCATGATTTGAAAAAATTGTACGAAAAATATTATATTCCAAACATATCTTATCTTTCTTTCATAGGAGATATATCTAAAAAAGAGGCAGAGAAATTGTGTTCTATTTATTTTTCTAAATGGAAAAAAAAATTATATGTGGCTGATCCTGTTATAAAGGAATATATGATCCCATCAAAAATAGAAATAGACATAGTGGATGTTCCTTCTTTAACTCAATCTACTATTTGTTTTGGTGGACCGGTTTGTTTGAAAAAAAATAATCCTGAGTATTTTTCTTCTATATTAGCAAATGGAATTTTAGGAGGAGGGCCTCAAAGTCGTTTATTTTTAAATCTTAGAGAAAAAAAAGCTTATACATATGGGGCTTATTCTATTTTGAAATCTGATAGAAATATTGGTTATTTTTCAGTTTATACTCAAGTTAGAAATGAAGTTACAGAAAAAGCGATAGAGGATATCATAAAAGAAACTGTAGAAATGACGGAAAAAAAAATTTCTTTGGAAGAATTAAATATCAAAAAAAAGGAAATAATAGGTCAATTTGTTCTTGATTTTGAAGATCCTAATAGAATTAGTGATCTTTTTATATGTGAATTAAAAAATAATCTTCCAAGTGGATTTTATAAAAATTATTTAAATAAAATCGAATCAGTTACGATTGATGATATCTATCAATCATCTAGAAAGTTTTTCTTTACAAAATATGGAAGAATTATAATTATTGGAAAAGCTAGTGATATATTTCCTAATATAAAAAAATTAGGTTATCCTATTCATTATTTTGATCAATTTGGATCTTTAATAAAGAATAAAAATGAATAA